A single region of the Streptomyces sp. NBC_00425 genome encodes:
- a CDS encoding TIGR02680 family protein, translating to MNRPPTPHRYRLHRAGIRNVWQYDEQEFAFGEGRLLLRGKNGAGKSKALEMLLPYLLDGDARALDATGTGRTTLAWLMLDGFEQTNRLGHLWLEFVRTDEHGNDHHLTIGAAIRASQSTKTAKPFFFTTRLRIGEGLDLAPAGRPLPVDQLKSLVGSENVTDRAVEHRARVARELFGLTDPARYRNLLHLLHRLRRPTIGDRIDSGGLVSVLAETLPALDDEVVEKVARSLDDLDSVRAYLGRLERTDQALRTFLTGYRGYLHGALRRRTDQVTGELEQLMEHRRSAGDAARRAEGLREREQELDARVETLTAESNAAETDLAALHAGAGYRSLQELGEKRATVTALHSAAATAFKAVRQAHGNQEEAGRRLTAEARRLGEELVELSTTHGELVREAERSGIDPVHLGEPVATPVAPVTPAATAELTAPEGDFHLVRHGEVLAVDTDTCTTALRAWDARLDVAQPVIRNRVRFVTELGALIERSSEAQRQADEADAARERLEEQADHARTRADERRHETARESEAYAVAARDWSEPLRTSTRVSLDAVDALVAQDPVDGPLPAQTPDEVAEAARSAVDPWLAELGAERDDVALAVRELEAEQDRLRRRREEWERRTDPEPPPPPHRTAPRAPGTGAPLYRLVDFAHDLEPDARAGLEAALEASGLLDAWVRADGAVLDPTTHDTLVVPGAPVAGPTLARVLRAVAAPDAGVTAEQIERVLAAVALAGLGGRISDAGPVDETAEAGPPSVIGTDGSWRLGIAHGRHTKKAAEYVGAEVRAETRRRALAELDRGLADLEGELAERRHGLRILTEHRDRVGDTLRRPPSARGLTDAWARTTEAERTADSLASQASAAAREAEQARARAVAARRETEATASAQDLPADPAALETVRLALDRLGQGAQRLRRRVRTVLSTADGHQGGRTDYARAESARREAESDYSEPLGRLETARRTVQAMEGALGATEQEILAREAAAMRRLKAVGRQLPHTRRDLAEVHDLRVRAEEDERVRRGALAGQETEVLACGKRLRTALSLPGVLRGAGLDPGADDGALKSPDPVHHDVRDRIAALRLLGDAVRRGLDAERHDISDTTLLNRHTDLRDQLSGGYDATIEEHDGIKLCRLVDDHGPHDIAVVGERIAAEAAEARDRLTEREREVFQRFLTGELGDHLSSQVLAAGALVAALNGTLATVRTSHGLGVTLDWKLADGVEADVKAAVDLLRSPSGLRTREQSEQLRDVLQRRIEDARRADPAAGYAAHLRAALDYRGWFAFTPWVVDDAAPGSRRKLSGRTGLSQGEQRVLSYLVLFAAAAAHFTSLADTAPHTPRLILLDDAFAKVDEPTHARLGRILVDLDLDFVLTSERLIGNWPDVPSLQIYECLRDPRARGVATLHYTWNGRQRRLMSV from the coding sequence ATGAACCGCCCGCCGACCCCGCACCGCTACCGACTGCACCGCGCGGGCATCCGGAACGTCTGGCAGTACGACGAGCAGGAGTTCGCCTTCGGCGAGGGCCGCCTGCTGCTGCGCGGCAAGAACGGCGCCGGCAAGTCCAAGGCCCTGGAGATGCTGCTGCCCTACCTCCTCGACGGCGACGCCCGTGCGCTGGACGCCACGGGAACCGGACGCACCACGCTGGCCTGGCTGATGCTCGACGGCTTCGAGCAGACCAACAGGCTGGGCCATCTGTGGTTGGAGTTCGTGCGGACGGACGAGCACGGGAACGACCACCATCTGACGATCGGCGCGGCCATCCGCGCGTCCCAGTCGACCAAGACGGCGAAGCCGTTCTTCTTCACCACGCGACTGCGCATCGGTGAGGGCCTCGACCTCGCCCCCGCCGGGCGCCCCCTCCCTGTCGACCAGCTCAAGTCACTCGTGGGCTCGGAGAACGTCACCGACCGCGCCGTCGAGCACCGGGCCAGGGTCGCCCGCGAACTGTTCGGCCTCACCGACCCGGCGCGCTACCGCAACCTGCTCCACCTACTGCACCGTCTGCGCCGTCCCACCATCGGCGACCGCATCGACTCCGGCGGGCTGGTCTCGGTCCTCGCCGAAACCCTGCCCGCCCTCGACGACGAGGTCGTGGAGAAGGTCGCCCGTAGTCTGGACGACCTGGACTCCGTGAGGGCCTACCTCGGACGCCTCGAACGCACCGACCAGGCCCTGCGCACCTTCCTCACCGGCTACCGCGGCTATCTGCACGGGGCGCTGCGCCGCCGCACGGACCAGGTCACCGGTGAGCTGGAGCAACTGATGGAGCACCGCAGGTCCGCGGGTGACGCGGCGCGCAGGGCCGAGGGGCTCCGCGAGCGCGAGCAGGAACTCGACGCCCGCGTCGAAACCCTCACGGCCGAGTCGAATGCAGCTGAGACGGACCTGGCCGCCCTGCACGCCGGCGCCGGATATCGCAGCCTGCAGGAGCTCGGGGAGAAACGCGCCACGGTCACCGCCCTGCACAGCGCTGCCGCCACCGCCTTCAAGGCAGTCCGCCAGGCGCACGGCAACCAGGAGGAGGCGGGGCGGCGTCTCACCGCCGAGGCCCGACGACTCGGGGAAGAGCTGGTCGAATTGAGCACCACACACGGCGAGTTGGTCCGGGAAGCCGAGCGGTCCGGGATCGATCCCGTGCACCTGGGGGAGCCCGTGGCGACGCCCGTCGCACCGGTCACGCCCGCCGCCACAGCCGAACTGACCGCACCTGAGGGTGACTTCCACCTGGTACGACACGGCGAGGTGCTGGCGGTCGACACCGACACGTGCACGACCGCGCTGCGGGCCTGGGACGCCCGACTCGACGTCGCGCAGCCGGTGATCAGGAACCGCGTCAGGTTCGTCACGGAACTGGGCGCTCTCATCGAGCGGTCGAGTGAGGCGCAGAGGCAGGCGGACGAGGCCGACGCCGCCCGTGAACGACTGGAGGAACAGGCGGACCACGCGCGGACCCGGGCCGACGAACGCCGACATGAAACCGCCCGTGAGTCGGAGGCGTACGCCGTCGCGGCCAGAGACTGGAGCGAGCCGCTGCGGACCTCCACCCGCGTGTCCCTGGATGCCGTGGACGCCCTTGTCGCGCAGGACCCGGTCGACGGTCCGCTGCCCGCGCAGACCCCCGACGAGGTGGCCGAGGCGGCCCGGTCGGCCGTCGACCCATGGTTGGCGGAGCTGGGCGCGGAGCGTGACGACGTCGCCCTGGCCGTCCGCGAACTGGAAGCCGAGCAGGACCGCCTCCGACGCAGGCGCGAGGAATGGGAACGCCGCACCGACCCCGAGCCTCCGCCTCCGCCCCACCGCACGGCCCCCCGCGCGCCCGGCACGGGAGCGCCCCTGTACCGGCTGGTGGACTTCGCCCACGACCTGGAGCCGGACGCGCGAGCAGGGCTGGAGGCCGCGCTGGAAGCGAGCGGTCTGCTCGACGCCTGGGTGCGTGCAGACGGCGCGGTCCTCGACCCCACCACCCATGACACCCTCGTGGTCCCGGGAGCACCTGTGGCCGGGCCGACGCTCGCTCGGGTGTTGCGAGCGGTCGCCGCCCCCGACGCCGGAGTGACGGCGGAGCAGATCGAGCGCGTGCTGGCGGCGGTGGCTCTGGCCGGGCTCGGGGGTCGCATCAGCGATGCCGGCCCGGTGGACGAGACGGCAGAGGCGGGGCCGCCCAGCGTGATCGGTACCGACGGCTCCTGGCGGCTCGGCATCGCCCATGGCCGCCACACCAAGAAGGCCGCCGAGTACGTCGGTGCGGAGGTGCGTGCGGAGACGCGCCGCCGGGCGCTGGCGGAACTCGACCGAGGACTGGCCGACCTGGAAGGCGAGTTGGCGGAACGCCGGCACGGCCTGCGGATCCTCACCGAGCACCGCGACCGGGTCGGCGACACCCTGCGCCGGCCGCCCTCGGCACGTGGGCTGACGGATGCGTGGGCCCGTACGACCGAGGCCGAGCGCACCGCGGATTCCCTCGCCTCGCAGGCGTCCGCGGCCGCCCGCGAAGCGGAGCAGGCACGTGCCCGCGCGGTCGCAGCCCGGCGCGAGACCGAGGCGACGGCGAGTGCCCAGGACCTCCCGGCGGACCCGGCCGCACTGGAAACGGTCCGTCTGGCCCTGGACCGCCTCGGGCAGGGTGCGCAGCGCCTTCGTCGGCGCGTGCGCACGGTCCTGTCCACGGCCGACGGCCACCAGGGCGGCCGGACGGACTACGCGCGCGCCGAGTCCGCCCGACGGGAGGCCGAGTCGGACTACTCCGAGCCGCTCGGCCGCCTGGAGACCGCCCGCCGAACCGTCCAGGCCATGGAAGGGGCCCTCGGAGCCACGGAGCAGGAGATCCTCGCCCGGGAGGCCGCGGCGATGCGCCGTCTGAAGGCGGTGGGACGCCAACTCCCGCACACACGAAGGGACCTGGCCGAGGTGCACGACCTGCGCGTACGGGCGGAAGAGGACGAGAGGGTGCGGCGCGGGGCACTCGCCGGCCAGGAGACCGAGGTGCTGGCCTGCGGCAAAAGACTGCGTACGGCCCTCTCGCTGCCGGGCGTGCTGAGAGGGGCGGGTCTCGACCCCGGCGCGGACGACGGGGCCCTGAAGTCCCCTGATCCCGTCCACCACGACGTGCGCGACCGCATCGCGGCGCTGCGCCTGCTGGGAGACGCCGTGCGTCGCGGCCTGGACGCCGAACGTCATGACATCTCGGACACCACCCTCCTCAACCGCCACACCGACCTGCGCGACCAGCTCTCCGGCGGCTACGACGCGACGATCGAGGAACACGACGGCATCAAACTGTGCCGGCTCGTCGACGACCACGGCCCGCACGACATCGCCGTGGTCGGCGAGCGCATCGCGGCCGAGGCCGCCGAGGCACGTGACCGTCTGACGGAGCGCGAACGCGAGGTCTTCCAGCGCTTCCTGACGGGAGAACTGGGTGACCATCTGTCCTCGCAGGTGCTCGCCGCAGGCGCCCTGGTCGCCGCCCTCAACGGCACCCTCGCCACGGTGCGTACCTCACACGGCCTGGGCGTCACCCTGGACTGGAAGCTGGCGGACGGTGTCGAAGCCGACGTCAAGGCGGCCGTCGACCTCCTGCGCAGCCCCTCCGGGCTACGCACCCGTGAGCAGTCCGAACAACTCCGCGACGTCCTCCAGCGTCGTATCGAGGACGCCCGCCGCGCCGACCCGGCCGCCGGCTATGCGGCCCACCTGCGCGCGGCCCTGGATTACCGGGGCTGGTTCGCCTTCACCCCCTGGGTGGTCGACGACGCGGCACCGGGCAGCCGCCGTAAGCTCTCCGGCCGCACGGGCCTGAGCCAAGGCGAACAGCGGGTCCTCTCCTACCTGGTCCTCTTCGCCGCTGCGGCAGCGCACTTCACCAGTCTCGCCGACACCGCCCCGCACACCCCCCGACTGATCCTCCTGGACGACGCGTTCGCCAAGGTGGACGAGCCCACGCACGCCCGCCTCGGCCGCATTCTGGTCGACCTCGACCTCGACTTCGTCCTCACCAGTGAGCGACTGATCGGCAACTGGCCCGACGTACCGTCCCTCCAGATCTACGAGTGTCTGCGGGACCCGCGTGCGCGGGGCGTGGCCACGCTCCACTACACGTGGAACGGGCGGCAGCGAAGGCTGATGTCGGTATGA
- a CDS encoding TIGR02679 family protein, translated as MTGRERAHEHPPADEALAFLTRPGLTRLWTAARTRLERNGLRPAGTIRLEHLDAPEREALSLLLSRSITGPTTTIRLPDLDTRLRTSAVGRGLASTLEELGPPLTDRRAVRDAAAAERARVSSAAQTEVEATSLSAQPWTAQWLEEIRRGGTLARQDPKSAATVITQAVQVLAMLFPGTAPRPAPAAWGRGELATRATGSAHGLDDGTLLSRLVLRGIALANGVELPADAPARRALWRMASVAPDEVSSTVLTLGLRPTGGTWREAALRERADHHMETHVTLRELRTLRLEVPPGTHVRVCENPRVVEAAADTGRTAPLVCTSGSATTVVLTLLDALAASGCTFAYHGDFDWPGIALANRITHRYGAEPWRMRAADYEYLAARTQVYGTPQVALVGTPAEAVWDAELAPTMDALGIALHEEAALDLLLEDLG; from the coding sequence ATGACAGGACGTGAGAGAGCCCACGAGCACCCTCCGGCCGACGAAGCCCTCGCGTTTCTCACCCGGCCGGGCCTCACCCGCCTCTGGACGGCGGCACGGACCCGGCTCGAACGCAACGGGCTCCGACCGGCCGGAACCATCAGACTCGAGCACCTGGACGCACCGGAGCGCGAGGCACTGTCCCTCCTCCTGTCTCGATCGATCACCGGCCCCACCACCACGATCCGCCTGCCGGACCTGGACACCCGCCTGCGCACCAGCGCGGTCGGACGGGGCCTGGCCTCGACGCTGGAGGAACTGGGGCCGCCCCTCACGGACCGCCGGGCGGTCCGCGACGCGGCGGCGGCCGAACGAGCCCGCGTGTCGTCAGCGGCTCAGACGGAGGTGGAAGCCACATCGCTGTCCGCCCAGCCCTGGACGGCACAGTGGCTGGAGGAGATACGACGCGGCGGCACACTCGCCCGCCAGGATCCGAAGTCCGCGGCGACCGTGATCACCCAGGCCGTCCAGGTCCTGGCGATGCTCTTCCCCGGCACGGCCCCACGCCCCGCCCCGGCCGCCTGGGGCCGGGGCGAACTGGCCACCCGCGCCACCGGCTCGGCCCATGGCCTGGACGACGGCACGCTGCTGTCCCGACTGGTCCTGCGCGGCATCGCGCTGGCGAACGGTGTCGAGCTCCCCGCAGACGCGCCCGCGCGCCGGGCCCTGTGGCGCATGGCCTCGGTCGCCCCGGACGAAGTCTCCAGCACGGTGCTCACACTCGGCCTGCGCCCCACCGGCGGCACGTGGCGGGAGGCGGCCCTGCGCGAGCGCGCCGACCACCACATGGAAACTCACGTGACCCTGCGCGAGCTACGCACACTGAGGCTGGAGGTGCCGCCTGGCACCCACGTCCGCGTCTGCGAGAACCCACGCGTGGTCGAGGCCGCGGCCGACACCGGCCGTACGGCGCCCCTGGTCTGCACGTCGGGGAGCGCCACGACGGTCGTTCTCACCCTCCTGGACGCGTTGGCGGCGTCCGGTTGCACCTTCGCCTACCACGGTGACTTCGACTGGCCCGGGATCGCGCTGGCCAACCGGATCACGCATCGGTACGGAGCCGAGCCATGGCGGATGCGCGCGGCCGACTACGAGTACCTCGCGGCCCGCACGCAGGTGTACGGCACACCGCAAGTGGCCCTCGTCGGAACGCCGGCCGAGGCGGTGTGGGACGCGGAACTGGCCCCCACCATGGACGCCCTGGGAATCGCGCTCCACGAGGAGGCGGCGCTGGATCTGCTTTTGGAGGACCTCGGGTGA
- a CDS encoding TIGR02677 family protein encodes MEGNERTVPLGEEADAEAWRRLSAFAYLSAPERLEYVAVMRVFCGTLLADLSVPDLLAKLAEKDVPSAALDAETLTRRLEELVRWGNLLRSTHTVKAASITEYQRSRSRYQLSKLGERVQRGADEVLAGADAAREVSSELLVLVDRGLREIAAMAAAPGGADPQQALERISTLFVQFAEFAESVRDFYAYLGQVLARYDLDSAEYQGFKELLLDYVEAITEDVSFRAPRIAAHLDAVRPHLPGLLARIDAHAAGMGALADGLTETRVQRSRGRDIADWEGLREWFTDTGGHSSQVDQLRDATLRALQSLLANAKRMLRSASGEMSRRKDLLRLAAWFDAAEPEEAHDLAVAAFGLYGARHLGVAPDPDRSVPAYVSWWTGPVVDVPVALRERGSRAPRGRAAAAEDHSEQKRHLMEQARQQAEARQAAGDELRSASGRFDQVRLSAPGMRLLLELLTTALGNARLSRDPGDFLLDGALAEDADLGIRLTAWRTPGRSSVLRSVDGDLTADDLSLAVETLAVETLAAGSTSAPAMGEESA; translated from the coding sequence ATGGAGGGGAACGAGCGGACAGTCCCACTCGGGGAGGAAGCCGACGCGGAGGCCTGGCGACGGCTGAGCGCGTTCGCGTACCTCAGCGCGCCCGAGCGCCTGGAGTACGTCGCGGTGATGCGGGTGTTCTGCGGCACGCTGCTCGCCGACCTGTCCGTACCCGACCTTCTTGCCAAGCTGGCCGAGAAGGACGTCCCGAGTGCGGCGCTGGACGCGGAAACGCTCACCCGCAGGCTCGAAGAGCTCGTACGCTGGGGCAATCTGCTGCGCAGCACGCACACTGTCAAAGCGGCCAGCATCACCGAATACCAGCGCTCGCGGTCGCGCTACCAGCTGTCGAAGCTGGGGGAGCGCGTGCAGCGGGGCGCGGACGAGGTACTGGCCGGGGCGGACGCGGCACGCGAGGTGAGCAGCGAGCTGCTGGTTCTCGTCGATCGCGGACTGCGCGAGATCGCCGCCATGGCCGCGGCGCCGGGTGGTGCCGATCCGCAGCAGGCGCTGGAGCGGATCAGTACGCTCTTCGTGCAATTCGCCGAATTCGCCGAGTCCGTCCGGGACTTCTACGCCTATCTGGGCCAGGTGCTGGCGCGCTACGACCTCGACTCGGCCGAGTACCAGGGGTTCAAGGAGCTGCTGCTCGACTACGTCGAGGCCATTACCGAGGACGTCTCCTTCCGGGCCCCGCGCATCGCGGCTCACCTGGACGCCGTCCGGCCCCACCTGCCCGGGCTGCTCGCCCGGATCGACGCACACGCGGCGGGCATGGGTGCACTCGCCGACGGGCTGACCGAGACGCGGGTGCAGCGCAGCCGCGGACGGGACATCGCGGACTGGGAGGGGCTGCGAGAGTGGTTCACCGACACCGGAGGGCACTCCAGCCAGGTGGATCAGCTCCGGGACGCCACCCTGCGGGCCCTGCAGTCGCTTCTCGCCAACGCGAAGCGGATGCTGCGTTCGGCGTCCGGCGAGATGTCCCGTCGCAAGGACCTGCTGAGGCTCGCGGCCTGGTTCGACGCGGCAGAGCCGGAAGAGGCCCACGACCTGGCGGTCGCCGCCTTCGGGCTCTACGGCGCACGCCACTTGGGGGTGGCACCGGACCCCGACCGGTCCGTTCCGGCTTACGTGAGCTGGTGGACAGGACCCGTGGTGGACGTGCCGGTGGCGCTGCGCGAGCGCGGCAGCAGAGCTCCGCGTGGACGGGCCGCGGCCGCCGAGGACCACTCCGAGCAGAAGCGTCACCTCATGGAGCAGGCACGCCAACAGGCCGAGGCCCGGCAGGCGGCTGGCGACGAACTGCGCAGCGCCTCGGGCAGGTTCGACCAGGTGCGCCTCAGCGCCCCGGGTATGCGACTGCTCCTGGAGCTCCTGACGACCGCTCTCGGCAACGCCCGGCTGAGCAGGGACCCCGGCGATTTCCTGCTCGACGGCGCGCTGGCGGAGGACGCGGATCTCGGTATCCGGCTGACCGCGTGGCGCACCCCCGGCCGGTCCAGCGTCCTGCGTTCGGTGGACGGCGACCTGACGGCGGACGATCTCTCGCTGGCCGTCGAGACCCTGGCCGTCGAGACCCTGGCCGCCGGGAGCACATCCGCACCGGCGATGGGGGAGGAGAGCGCCTGA
- a CDS encoding IS3 family transposase (programmed frameshift), with amino-acid sequence MAMKDYSDEFKADAVALYESTPGATCKSIAADLGVNRATLREWVLRDRERRGVSAAAAKPAAPCREAVPSADRDERVRQLEARVAELEASERKLATERDVLRKAAKYFRRDELVISRFQFVDDHRDTYEVKRLCHVLDVNRSSYYKWLAGAEARAARQHKDQVLAEEILEVHGESGGAYGSPRVTAELREKGQRVNEKRVARIMRRFSITGIRLRRRVRTTVADPAASPVPDLFQRDFTAAEPGRKYMGDITYLPLADGKFLYLATVLDCFSRKVVGWSIAGHMRTDLVADALRMAASTRGGLDGAVFHSDHGAQYGSRAFAGLCDQLGVTRSMGAVGTSADNAACESFHASLKRETLQGARDYGDAGTCRRTVFAWLTRYNTRRRHSANGHLSPNEYERRHHTAKLTLAA; translated from the exons ATGGCGATGAAGGACTACTCGGACGAGTTCAAGGCCGATGCCGTGGCCCTGTACGAGTCCACACCCGGGGCGACCTGCAAGAGCATCGCCGCTGACCTGGGAGTTAACCGGGCGACCCTGCGTGAGTGGGTGCTGCGGGACCGCGAACGCCGTGGCGTCAGCGCTGCGGCTGCGAAGCCGGCCGCCCCATGTCGCGAGGCGGTACCGTCCGCTGACCGGGACGAGCGGGTCCGTCAGCTGGAGGCCCGGGTGGCAGAACTCGAGGCGAGTGAGCGCAAGCTCGCCACCGAGCGGGACGTCCTCCGCAAGGCAGCCAAGTATTTC CGGAGAGACGAACTGGTGATCAGCCGCTTCCAGTTCGTTGACGACCACCGGGACACCTACGAGGTGAAGCGGCTCTGCCACGTCCTGGACGTGAACCGGTCCAGCTACTACAAGTGGCTCGCCGGCGCCGAGGCCAGGGCCGCCCGGCAGCACAAGGACCAGGTCCTGGCCGAGGAGATCCTCGAGGTCCACGGCGAGTCCGGCGGCGCCTACGGCTCCCCGCGAGTGACCGCCGAGCTCCGCGAGAAAGGGCAGCGGGTCAACGAAAAGCGGGTCGCCCGGATCATGCGGAGGTTCTCCATCACCGGAATCCGCCTGCGCAGACGCGTCCGCACCACCGTCGCGGACCCGGCAGCCTCACCGGTTCCGGACCTGTTCCAGCGGGACTTCACCGCCGCCGAGCCGGGGCGCAAGTACATGGGCGACATCACGTATCTCCCGCTGGCAGACGGAAAGTTCCTCTATCTCGCCACGGTGCTGGACTGCTTCAGCCGCAAGGTCGTCGGCTGGTCCATCGCCGGCCACATGCGCACCGACCTGGTCGCCGACGCACTGCGGATGGCGGCCTCGACCCGCGGCGGCCTGGACGGCGCCGTGTTCCACTCCGACCACGGGGCCCAATACGGCTCCCGGGCCTTCGCCGGCCTCTGCGACCAGCTCGGAGTCACCCGGTCGATGGGCGCGGTCGGCACCAGCGCCGACAACGCGGCCTGCGAAAGCTTCCACGCGTCCCTGAAACGCGAGACCCTCCAGGGAGCCCGCGACTACGGCGACGCCGGCACCTGCAGAAGGACGGTATTTGCCTGGCTGACCCGCTACAACACCCGCCGTCGGCACTCCGCCAACGGCCACCTCAGCCCCAACGAATACGAACGCCGACACCACACCGCTAAACTCACGCTCGCCGCGTGA
- a CDS encoding methyltransferase domain-containing protein → MSSSAPAAISAPPQSSAPSAPWLQAEMLEAARIQAGHRVLEIGSGGYNAALLAQLVGPTCHVTTLDIDPAVTDRALRFLPQAGYDHVSVVTADAEHLSAGVVPDGGFDAIVVTVDTWDLPWIDALAEGGSLVAPLRLHGYHWAIGHALGRRPGPDRRHRAARHGHGHTRRGLPAAGRQPAGSEASAAGRTRSGVTSA, encoded by the coding sequence TTGAGCAGCTCCGCGCCGGCAGCCATATCCGCTCCGCCGCAATCGAGCGCGCCTTCCGCGCCGTGGCTGCAGGCCGAGATGCTCGAAGCCGCCCGCATCCAGGCCGGCCACCGCGTTCTGGAGATCGGCTCCGGTGGCTACAACGCCGCCCTCCTCGCCCAACTCGTCGGTCCGACCTGTCACGTCACCACCCTCGACATCGACCCCGCCGTCACTGACAGGGCCCTTCGCTTCCTGCCTCAGGCCGGGTACGACCACGTGAGCGTGGTCACCGCGGACGCCGAGCACCTGTCCGCCGGTGTGGTTCCGGACGGCGGCTTCGACGCCATCGTGGTCACCGTCGACACCTGGGACCTGCCCTGGATCGACGCCCTGGCCGAGGGCGGCAGTCTCGTCGCACCGCTGCGTCTGCACGGCTACCACTGGGCCATCGGACACGCTCTCGGACGACGTCCTGGACCGGATCGACGCCATCGTGCCGCCCGGCACGGACACGGGCACACTCGACGTGGCCTACCAGCCGCCGGCCGTCAGCCGGCGGGAAGTGAGGCGTCGGCCGCCGGTCGAACGCGCAGCGGCGTGACATCAGCGTGA
- a CDS encoding TIGR02678 family protein: MPLPSAHDVALAAERRTAARLLLAHPLVTSTGPHSDTFPLIRRHADWLAQRFQQVFGYRLLVEASYARLFKAGLGPGSGHRLERPSTGTPFSPRTYAYLALALSVLVTAPEQLLLSQLVADLRAAAVDAGIEIADTGRQAERRTLAAALRQLVEWGVLVETEGHVGAVAEERAGEALLTVDREIARAIVAGPLAQSRDGADLVRRAADPGFGGPRTYVRRRLVETPVVHLDDLTDAEREWLRTRQRREAQAFSELLGLEAEIRAEGIALVDVEDELTDLHLPGTGTVAQAALLLVERLVDRLRPEDPGHPAIGGRLVIGVPVPDGLLPDLLDELIEEYGRRANWQRGHLEDRDGFLAAVLDLLGRMRLMAPAGPVRADGHGLPEGYEQTVADGRSVTDVAQARGQDRPDGGWILLAAAARYATTVAVKPRTDRSPADDVFEELPR, translated from the coding sequence ATGCCCCTGCCCTCTGCGCACGACGTCGCCCTCGCGGCCGAGCGCCGCACCGCCGCCCGGCTCCTGCTGGCCCACCCCCTGGTCACCAGCACCGGACCGCACAGCGACACCTTTCCACTGATCCGGCGCCACGCAGACTGGCTGGCCCAACGTTTCCAGCAGGTGTTCGGATACCGCCTGCTCGTGGAGGCGTCCTACGCCCGGCTGTTCAAGGCGGGCCTCGGCCCGGGCTCGGGTCACCGTCTGGAACGACCGTCGACCGGAACGCCGTTCAGCCCGCGGACCTACGCCTACCTGGCCCTCGCCCTGTCGGTCCTCGTCACCGCGCCGGAACAGCTCCTGCTCTCCCAACTCGTCGCCGACCTTCGGGCCGCGGCCGTCGACGCCGGCATCGAGATCGCCGACACCGGGCGGCAGGCCGAGCGGCGGACCCTCGCGGCCGCCCTGCGGCAACTCGTCGAATGGGGCGTTCTGGTCGAGACCGAGGGGCATGTCGGGGCCGTTGCCGAGGAGCGGGCCGGTGAGGCGTTGCTGACCGTGGACCGCGAGATCGCGCGAGCCATCGTCGCCGGCCCGCTCGCCCAGAGTCGCGACGGCGCGGACCTCGTGCGCCGCGCCGCCGACCCCGGTTTCGGCGGGCCACGCACCTACGTTCGCAGACGGCTCGTCGAAACCCCCGTCGTCCACCTCGACGACCTCACGGACGCCGAGCGCGAATGGCTGCGCACCCGGCAGCGCCGCGAGGCGCAGGCGTTCTCCGAACTGCTCGGCCTGGAAGCCGAGATCCGCGCCGAGGGCATCGCCCTCGTCGACGTCGAGGACGAACTCACCGACCTGCACCTGCCGGGCACGGGCACGGTGGCTCAAGCCGCGCTGCTCCTCGTGGAGCGGCTGGTCGACCGGCTGCGTCCCGAAGACCCGGGCCACCCGGCGATCGGCGGACGGCTGGTCATCGGCGTACCCGTCCCGGACGGGCTGCTCCCCGACCTGCTCGACGAACTGATCGAGGAGTACGGCAGGCGCGCCAACTGGCAACGCGGCCACCTGGAGGACCGGGACGGATTCCTCGCGGCCGTACTCGATCTCCTCGGCCGGATGCGTCTGATGGCTCCCGCCGGGCCGGTGCGCGCGGACGGCCACGGCCTGCCTGAGGGATACGAGCAGACGGTGGCCGACGGGCGTTCGGTCACCGATGTCGCTCAGGCGCGGGGCCAGGACCGTCCGGACGGAGGCTGGATTCTGCTTGCCGCAGCCGCCCGTTACGCCACCACGGTGGCCGTCAAACCCCGTACCGACCGGTCCCCAGCGGACGACGTCTTCGAGGAGCTGCCCCGATGA